A single genomic interval of Falco naumanni isolate bFalNau1 chromosome 11, bFalNau1.pat, whole genome shotgun sequence harbors:
- the LOC121095644 gene encoding holocytochrome c-type synthase: MGLSASAPAAAGQPLSAPQHRQVASPPSECPMHQEKMSGCPMHMKTPDHRTENTDDVPAHQERAYEFVACPVKSGASEMKDDIDPSNMMPPPNQQPSPDQPFPLSTVREESSIPRAHSDKKWVYPSEQMFWNAMLRKGWRWKDDDITSEDMTNIIKIHNQNNEQAWKEILKWEALHAGECPCGPSLMRFGGKAKEYSPRARIRSWMGYELPFDRHDWIVDRCGKEVRYVIDYYDGGAVDKNYQFTVLDVRPAFDSLSAVWDRMKVAWWRWTS, encoded by the exons ATGGGTTTGTCGGCCTCCGCTCCGGCTGCTGCGGGCCAACCGCTGAGTGCGCCCCAGCACCGTCAGGTGGCATCTCCACCGTCGGAGTGTCCAATGCACCAGGAAAAAATGAGCG gtTGTCCAATGCACATGAAGACTCCTGATCATAGAACTGAGAACACAGACGATGTTCCTGCACATCAAGAAAGAGCGTATGAATTTGTGGCGTGTCCGGTGAAGTCTGGtgcatctgaaatgaaagatgaCATAGATCCTAGCAATATG ATGCCACCTCCTAATCAGCAGCCATCTCCAGATCAACCATTTCCATTGTCAACTGTTAGAGAAGAATCTTCCATTCCTAGAGCACATTCTGACAAGAAATGGGTCTACCCTTCAGAGCAAATGTTCTGGAATGCTATGTTGAGAAAAGG gTGGAGGTGGAAAGATGATGACATAACAAGTGAAGACATGACCAACATTATTAAGATTCACAATCAAAATAACGAGCAAGCTTGGAAGGAGATTTTGAAGTGGGAAGCTCTTCATGCTGG GGAATGTCCCTGTGGACCATCACTGATGCGGTTTGGAGGCAAAGCAAAGGAGTATTCACCAAGAGCCAGAATACGTTCATGGATGGG ATACGAACTTCCCTTCGACAGACATGACTGGATTGTTGACCGATGTGGGAAAGAAGTGCGATATGTTATTGATTACTATGATGGTGGAGCAGTAGATAAGAACTACCAGTTCACTGTCCTGGATGTTCGCCCTGCATTTGACTCTCTCTCAGCTGTATGGGACAGAATGAAGGTAGCTTGGTGGCGGTGGACTTCCTAA